From Methanomassiliicoccales archaeon, one genomic window encodes:
- the rpmC gene encoding 50S ribosomal protein L29 yields the protein MALLRTKEIREMSPEDRAKRLRELRDELMHERGTAAMGGAPANPGRIRAIRTNIARILTVQREEKK from the coding sequence ATGGCGCTTCTAAGGACAAAAGAGATAAGAGAAATGTCCCCAGAGGATAGGGCCAAAAGGCTGCGGGAGCTCCGCGATGAGCTCATGCATGAGCGAGGAACAGCGGCGATGGGTGGAGCCCCGGCCAATCCCGGCAGGATCAGGGCCATCCGGACCAACATCGCCCGTATCCTGACCGTCCAGAGGGAGGAGAAGAAGTAA
- the yciH gene encoding stress response translation initiation inhibitor YciH, giving the protein MAEICSTCGLPKELCMCEEIAREQQTVKISTDSRRYGKVVTIVEGFDPNDIDIEDLARKLKTKCAAGGTAKDGKIELQGDHKKKVQKALEDMGFKTEVR; this is encoded by the coding sequence ATGGCAGAGATTTGCTCCACGTGTGGACTGCCGAAGGAACTGTGCATGTGCGAGGAGATCGCACGTGAGCAGCAGACGGTGAAGATAAGCACCGATTCACGACGCTATGGCAAGGTCGTTACGATAGTGGAAGGATTCGACCCCAATGATATCGACATTGAGGACCTAGCGCGTAAGCTGAAGACCAAATGTGCCGCCGGTGGAACCGCCAAGGACGGCAAGATCGAACTCCAAGGCGACCACAAGAAGAAGGTGCAGAAGGCCTTGGAGGACATGGGCTTCAAGACCGAGGTCAGATGA
- a CDS encoding ribonuclease P protein subunit gives MKKRDFMRMEFIGLEVEVIESNHPGYLHIAGTVVDETKNTITIATGKKEVMVPKPSNTFQFTWGSEKITVQGTEIQHRPEDRIKKIR, from the coding sequence ATGAAGAAGAGGGATTTCATGAGAATGGAGTTCATAGGCTTGGAAGTTGAGGTCATCGAATCCAACCATCCCGGATATCTGCATATCGCAGGGACGGTGGTGGACGAGACCAAGAACACCATCACCATAGCCACAGGAAAGAAGGAGGTTATGGTACCCAAGCCCTCGAACACTTTCCAGTTCACATGGGGCAGCGAGAAGATAACCGTGCAGGGCACGGAAATCCAACACCGGCCCGAGGATAGGATCAAGAAAATCAGGTGA
- a CDS encoding 30S ribosomal protein S17: MEKKARDIGIDVKAPATACQDKHCPFHGSLSVRGQLIDGKVVSQKMTNTAVVERNFLKYDSKYERYAKKTSRYSAHCPPCLQVKEGDEVRIMECRPLSKTVSFVIVEKR, from the coding sequence ATGGAGAAAAAGGCCAGAGACATAGGCATCGACGTCAAGGCTCCAGCTACCGCTTGCCAGGATAAGCATTGCCCATTCCACGGAAGCTTATCCGTCCGCGGCCAGCTCATCGACGGTAAGGTCGTCTCCCAGAAGATGACTAACACCGCGGTGGTGGAGCGGAATTTTCTGAAGTACGACTCGAAGTATGAGAGATATGCCAAGAAGACCTCCAGATACTCCGCGCATTGCCCCCCTTGCCTGCAAGTCAAGGAGGGGGATGAGGTTCGTATAATGGAGTGCCGTCCGTTGAGTAAGACGGTTTCCTTCGTGATAGTGGAGAAGAGGTGA
- a CDS encoding 50S ribosomal protein L14 — MKGLAGKQTRGIMTGTVLDVIDNSGAKTISVIAVPGYHGVNRRQPSAAVGDIIVASVKKGTPEMRRQVVYAVIVRQRRPFRRPDGTMVMFEDNAAVITTEEGETKGTDIKGPVAREAAERWPRIAATASMIV, encoded by the coding sequence ATGAAGGGACTAGCGGGAAAACAGACTAGGGGCATAATGACTGGTACCGTTCTAGACGTTATAGATAACAGCGGTGCCAAGACCATCTCTGTCATCGCAGTTCCTGGATACCATGGTGTTAACCGAAGGCAGCCCTCGGCGGCAGTGGGCGATATAATAGTAGCCTCTGTCAAGAAGGGAACCCCTGAGATGAGACGCCAAGTGGTATATGCCGTGATTGTCAGGCAGAGGAGACCTTTCCGTCGACCAGACGGCACTATGGTCATGTTCGAGGACAACGCCGCGGTGATAACTACTGAGGAAGGCGAGACAAAAGGAACTGATATCAAAGGACCGGTTGCTAGAGAAGCGGCAGAAAGATGGCCACGCATCGCAGCCACCGCTTCCATGATCGTTTGA
- the rplX gene encoding 50S ribosomal protein L24 has protein sequence MVSKQARKQRKAQANAPLHIRRRMVASHLSEELRKQYGTRSAMVIVGDTVKIMRGDEKVKGMEGKVTKVDTKTGRVIVEGVTIAKADGTLKARPVHSSNLMITKLDLTDAWRKESLERGKEGSA, from the coding sequence ATGGTAAGCAAGCAGGCTAGAAAGCAGCGCAAGGCGCAGGCGAATGCTCCCTTGCATATCCGCCGCAGGATGGTGGCGTCCCACCTCAGCGAGGAGTTAAGGAAGCAATATGGAACCCGTTCGGCCATGGTGATCGTGGGCGATACTGTGAAAATAATGCGCGGTGATGAAAAGGTGAAGGGCATGGAGGGGAAGGTGACAAAAGTGGATACAAAAACGGGAAGGGTGATAGTTGAGGGCGTGACCATCGCCAAAGCCGATGGCACGCTAAAAGCCCGTCCAGTGCATTCTTCGAATCTTATGATAACGAAGTTGGACCTCACCGACGCCTGGCGTAAGGAAAGCCTTGAGAGGGGCAAGGAGGGTTCAGCGTGA
- a CDS encoding 30S ribosomal protein S4e, with translation MTRDMKRLTAPRSWPVPRKVAHWIAKPSPGPHGVEESMPLVVVLRDILKVADTAKEVKRILRNRDVLVDGRVVTDHEFPLGLMDVLSIPKLGQHYRMMLDRNGKFRPVKVPEGKHTWKLCRIEGKTTVSGGRTQLNLHDGRNLLVSKDVYKVGDVLKLEVPSQKILDTYKLAKGSTALITSGSNVGQLEVVEEYIVQRTVAPNLVKFRDGKVTIKDNVFVVGSKAPEVELPEASVL, from the coding sequence GTGACGAGGGATATGAAAAGATTAACCGCCCCACGCTCTTGGCCCGTGCCGAGAAAGGTCGCTCATTGGATAGCCAAGCCCTCTCCTGGTCCACATGGAGTGGAGGAGAGCATGCCGCTGGTGGTGGTGCTGCGCGATATCCTGAAGGTAGCGGATACTGCCAAGGAGGTCAAGCGCATCCTTAGGAACAGGGACGTTTTGGTGGATGGCCGTGTTGTAACGGACCACGAATTCCCCCTAGGACTCATGGACGTGCTCTCGATACCCAAGCTGGGACAACATTACCGCATGATGTTGGACCGTAATGGCAAGTTCCGACCCGTGAAGGTGCCGGAGGGAAAGCATACCTGGAAGCTGTGTCGGATAGAAGGTAAGACCACGGTTTCCGGAGGCAGGACGCAGTTGAATCTGCATGATGGGCGCAATCTGCTCGTCTCTAAGGACGTTTACAAGGTAGGAGATGTGCTGAAGTTAGAAGTTCCTTCTCAAAAGATATTGGACACATACAAGCTGGCTAAAGGATCTACCGCGCTCATCACCTCCGGATCCAACGTCGGCCAGCTAGAAGTGGTTGAAGAATACATCGTTCAAAGGACAGTGGCTCCCAATCTGGTGAAATTCAGGGATGGAAAAGTAACTATCAAGGACAACGTCTTCGTGGTGGGGTCAAAGGCCCCTGAAGTCGAGCTTCCGGAGGCGAGCGTATTATGA
- a CDS encoding 50S ribosomal protein L5, translating to MSEIMRQPRIVKVVVNIGVGDAGERLEKAQKVLQMVTNHKPMVTHAKITNRELGVRKGMPIGCKVTLRGEEAEKFLVKALSTRGRKVAWYSFDPEGNLSFGIPDYTDFEGMKYDPEIGIFGMDVNVVIQRPGYRITQRRVMKRRLPKEHRMTREEAINFMKAKFNAEVVE from the coding sequence ATGAGCGAAATAATGAGACAGCCCCGCATCGTGAAGGTTGTCGTCAATATCGGAGTGGGCGATGCCGGTGAGAGGTTGGAGAAGGCACAGAAAGTGCTTCAAATGGTTACCAACCATAAGCCAATGGTTACGCACGCCAAAATAACCAACCGTGAGCTGGGAGTGAGAAAGGGAATGCCCATCGGCTGTAAGGTGACCCTGCGCGGCGAGGAGGCCGAGAAATTCTTGGTTAAGGCGCTAAGCACCAGAGGCAGGAAAGTGGCCTGGTACTCTTTCGACCCTGAGGGCAATCTCTCCTTCGGCATTCCCGACTATACCGATTTCGAGGGCATGAAATATGACCCTGAGATCGGCATCTTCGGAATGGATGTAAATGTCGTGATCCAGAGGCCGGGTTACCGTATAACGCAAAGGCGCGTCATGAAGAGACGCTTGCCGAAAGAGCACCGCATGACACGGGAAGAGGCCATCAATTTCATGAAGGCGAAGTTCAACGCAGAGGTGGTCGAGTGA
- a CDS encoding 30S ribosomal protein S14, which yields MKPKKKFGRSVGCTRCGRKRGIVRRYGMHLCRQCFREIAPQIGFKKYS from the coding sequence GTGAAGCCAAAGAAGAAGTTCGGAAGGTCAGTAGGCTGCACCCGCTGCGGTCGAAAAAGAGGCATAGTGAGGAGGTATGGCATGCATCTGTGCCGCCAGTGCTTCCGGGAGATCGCGCCGCAGATAGGATTCAAGAAATATTCGTGA
- a CDS encoding 30S ribosomal protein S8, whose amino-acid sequence MQNDPLNDAMSTIKNASVVGKKECTIKPSSKLIGRVLKVMEESGYINQFEFIEDGKAGQFKVTLQGKINNCGVIKPRYAVKKTELEKWESRYLPAQDFGVLILTTTAGVISHTKAKELGVGGKLLAYVY is encoded by the coding sequence ATGCAGAACGACCCCCTAAACGATGCCATGTCAACAATCAAGAACGCCTCCGTAGTAGGAAAGAAGGAGTGCACCATAAAGCCCTCCTCCAAGCTCATCGGACGCGTGCTGAAGGTCATGGAGGAATCAGGATACATTAATCAATTCGAATTCATTGAGGACGGCAAGGCCGGGCAGTTCAAGGTCACGCTGCAGGGCAAGATAAACAATTGCGGCGTCATAAAGCCCCGCTATGCTGTTAAGAAGACTGAGCTGGAAAAATGGGAGTCAAGGTACCTCCCAGCACAGGACTTCGGCGTGCTCATCCTCACCACCACGGCGGGTGTGATATCGCACACCAAGGCTAAGGAGTTGGGTGTGGGTGGCAAGCTGCTCGCATATGTGTATTGA
- a CDS encoding 50S ribosomal protein L6, which translates to MTITGVIEERVTIPKGVNVTINGPEVTVAGKAGQLKRRFESPRIEILTSEGHVVVRCEYPKIKDKAMVGTIASHIQNMIDGVQGGFEYHMKVVYSHFPMKTSVKGDKFVIENFLGEKSPRYANIIGQTKVAVKGAEVVVSGINLEEVSQTAANIERACRIKGYDPRVFQDGIYIVEKARKVKA; encoded by the coding sequence ATGACGATAACTGGCGTGATAGAGGAGAGGGTGACGATTCCCAAAGGAGTGAATGTCACCATCAACGGGCCAGAGGTTACAGTAGCTGGAAAGGCCGGGCAGCTTAAGCGCAGATTCGAGAGTCCAAGGATAGAAATACTCACCTCCGAAGGACACGTGGTGGTCCGCTGTGAGTACCCTAAAATAAAAGACAAGGCCATGGTGGGCACTATTGCCTCTCATATCCAGAACATGATAGATGGGGTACAGGGAGGATTCGAATACCATATGAAGGTGGTCTACTCCCACTTCCCCATGAAGACCTCAGTTAAGGGAGACAAGTTCGTGATCGAGAACTTCTTGGGTGAGAAGTCGCCACGATACGCCAACATCATCGGCCAGACCAAAGTAGCGGTCAAGGGCGCAGAGGTGGTGGTGTCAGGCATCAATCTGGAGGAGGTCTCCCAGACCGCAGCGAATATCGAACGCGCCTGCAGGATAAAGGGGTATGACCCCCGCGTCTTTCAGGATGGGATATACATCGTGGAGAAGGCTAGGAAGGTGAAGGCATGA
- a CDS encoding 50S ribosomal protein L32e: MSKPKKEIKQLSDLPYYKEEFTEQLKGMGIETLEQLLDALNDEAQYKKIVDELKGVGPRVADHWIEVIEEALAQGAESMSVEITDVEVEKKAEVVQEAAEVVEQKAYVAHKKPELTPEKRRALAIREEIDSRRPAFRRQEWFRFKRLGETWRRPKGIHSKMRRHYGYRPPVVSIGYRGPKEVRGYHSSGFEEVIVHNPSQLEKVNPKTQAVRVGGTVGYKKRLAIEKRADELGIRVLNRTG; this comes from the coding sequence ATGAGTAAACCCAAGAAGGAGATCAAACAGCTTTCCGACCTGCCTTATTACAAGGAAGAGTTTACGGAACAGCTCAAGGGCATGGGCATAGAGACTCTAGAGCAACTTCTAGATGCCCTTAACGATGAGGCCCAGTACAAAAAAATTGTGGATGAGTTGAAAGGAGTAGGGCCTAGGGTAGCTGACCACTGGATAGAGGTAATCGAGGAGGCTTTAGCCCAGGGCGCCGAGAGCATGTCTGTGGAGATAACTGATGTGGAAGTGGAAAAGAAGGCGGAAGTGGTGCAAGAGGCGGCTGAAGTGGTAGAGCAAAAGGCATATGTGGCCCACAAGAAGCCAGAGCTCACACCAGAGAAAAGGAGGGCATTGGCGATCAGAGAGGAGATAGATTCTCGCCGTCCCGCTTTCCGCCGTCAGGAATGGTTCCGCTTCAAACGCCTAGGTGAGACATGGAGAAGGCCAAAGGGAATCCACAGCAAGATGCGCCGACATTATGGCTATCGACCCCCAGTGGTAAGCATTGGCTACCGCGGACCTAAGGAGGTGAGAGGCTATCACTCCTCAGGCTTCGAGGAAGTGATCGTGCACAACCCATCACAGCTGGAGAAGGTGAATCCCAAGACTCAGGCTGTCCGCGTAGGCGGCACGGTGGGTTATAAGAAGAGGCTCGCCATCGAGAAGCGCGCTGACGAGCTAGGAATTCGAGTTCTAAACAGGACGGGATAG
- a CDS encoding 50S ribosomal protein L19e: MDLKNQKRMAAQILKCGESRVWIDPNRIEDAADAITRADIRTAIESGTIRALPKQGISRGRTRYKLAQRKKGRRRGPGSRKGTSGARSPSKEDWIQTIRPIRKELRRLRDEGKISRSVYREFYMKAKGGMFKSRKNLVSHLQMAGHLKEGN; the protein is encoded by the coding sequence ATGGATCTGAAGAACCAAAAGAGAATGGCGGCCCAGATCCTCAAATGCGGGGAATCGAGAGTATGGATCGACCCTAACAGGATAGAAGATGCTGCGGACGCCATCACTCGCGCGGATATCAGGACCGCGATCGAGTCCGGAACTATACGCGCTCTCCCTAAACAGGGAATTTCCCGCGGGAGGACCAGGTATAAGCTGGCCCAACGCAAGAAGGGGAGAAGGCGCGGACCGGGGAGCAGGAAGGGCACGTCAGGAGCCAGGAGCCCCTCCAAGGAGGACTGGATCCAGACTATCCGCCCTATCAGGAAAGAGCTGAGGAGGCTGCGGGATGAGGGCAAGATCTCGCGCTCTGTCTACCGAGAGTTCTACATGAAAGCCAAGGGAGGCATGTTCAAGAGCCGGAAGAACCTAGTCTCACACCTGCAGATGGCAGGCCACTTAAAGGAGGGGAATTGA
- a CDS encoding 50S ribosomal protein L18 has product MANGPRYKVAFRRRREGRTDYRQRAALLRARVPRAVVRSSLRHISVQLVKFDAKGDLVLAMAHSRELLDLGWKASTGNLPAAYLTGYLAGLRAKKKGVSRAVLDIGLREPVKGAACFASLKGLLDAGLDIPHSEEILPPEERIAGKHINAELEKMVEEVKNRMEAD; this is encoded by the coding sequence ATGGCTAATGGACCTAGATACAAGGTGGCCTTCCGTCGCAGGCGCGAAGGCCGGACGGACTACCGTCAGAGGGCAGCGCTCCTGCGCGCTCGCGTGCCTAGGGCAGTAGTGAGGAGCTCCCTTCGCCATATCAGTGTCCAACTGGTAAAGTTCGACGCCAAGGGGGATTTAGTACTGGCCATGGCCCATTCCCGCGAGCTCCTCGATTTGGGGTGGAAGGCCTCAACGGGAAATTTGCCTGCGGCCTATCTGACTGGATATCTGGCAGGATTGAGAGCTAAGAAGAAGGGAGTGAGTAGGGCAGTGCTGGATATAGGGTTGAGGGAACCAGTCAAGGGTGCGGCCTGCTTCGCTTCCCTAAAGGGACTACTGGATGCTGGACTGGATATACCTCACTCGGAGGAGATCCTTCCCCCCGAAGAAAGGATAGCTGGTAAGCATATCAACGCTGAGCTGGAAAAAATGGTTGAAGAGGTCAAGAATAGGATGGAGGCGGATTGA
- a CDS encoding 30S ribosomal protein S5, whose protein sequence is MEWTPKTRLGKMVMNGEITTMSQALATKLPLREPEIVDILLPDLMDEVIDVNIVQRMTDSGRRVKFRITVAVGNGDGFVGIGRAKGKEVGPSIRKAIDNAKLNIIEIKRGCGSWECGCGTPHSLPFNVVGKAGSVEVNFKPAPRGIGLATGDVAKSILQLAGVKDSWGFVKGHTKTTVNYAIASFEALKQTAQVRVTEEQARRLKIVSGPVNVHVASALDIAKAVEAQEREG, encoded by the coding sequence ATGGAGTGGACACCCAAGACAAGGCTAGGCAAGATGGTCATGAATGGTGAGATCACCACCATGAGCCAAGCGCTGGCCACCAAGTTACCCCTGAGGGAGCCAGAAATCGTCGATATCCTCCTCCCTGACCTTATGGACGAGGTCATCGATGTGAACATTGTGCAAAGGATGACCGACTCCGGTCGCAGGGTCAAGTTCCGCATAACCGTGGCCGTGGGAAACGGTGACGGATTCGTAGGCATCGGTCGGGCCAAGGGGAAGGAGGTTGGGCCCTCCATCCGCAAGGCCATCGACAATGCCAAGCTGAACATCATCGAAATAAAGAGAGGCTGTGGCTCCTGGGAATGCGGATGCGGTACACCACATTCTCTGCCATTCAACGTGGTAGGGAAGGCAGGAAGCGTAGAGGTGAATTTCAAGCCTGCTCCTCGAGGCATCGGGCTTGCCACTGGTGACGTGGCTAAGAGCATCCTGCAGCTGGCGGGCGTCAAGGATTCATGGGGATTCGTTAAAGGGCATACGAAAACGACGGTCAACTACGCCATCGCCAGCTTCGAGGCACTCAAGCAGACAGCGCAGGTGCGTGTAACAGAAGAGCAGGCCAGGAGGCTAAAGATCGTATCTGGACCGGTGAACGTGCACGTGGCTAGCGCCTTGGACATAGCCAAGGCGGTAGAGGCCCAAGAAAGGGAGGGATGA
- a CDS encoding 50S ribosomal protein L30 — protein sequence MSVAYAVIRVRGHSKIRSDIEETMRLMHLTRPNHCVVLPENDTVKGMLQKAKDYITWGEVDEVTLAKMIKFRGRLEGDKPVDDEIVKAGSKYTSIIALARAIKKGEATYSSLKGFKPVFRLSPPRKGYEGNKRSYQNGGALGYRGKDINELIERML from the coding sequence ATGAGCGTGGCCTATGCGGTCATCAGGGTGCGTGGACACTCCAAGATAAGATCAGATATAGAGGAGACGATGAGGCTGATGCACCTTACACGTCCCAATCATTGCGTGGTGCTGCCAGAGAATGACACGGTGAAGGGCATGCTGCAGAAAGCCAAGGACTATATCACCTGGGGTGAGGTGGATGAAGTCACCTTGGCCAAGATGATCAAGTTCCGTGGCCGCCTTGAAGGAGATAAGCCAGTGGATGATGAGATTGTCAAAGCTGGCTCCAAATACACCAGCATTATCGCTCTGGCAAGGGCTATCAAGAAAGGAGAGGCTACCTACTCGAGCTTGAAGGGCTTCAAACCGGTGTTCCGACTCAGTCCCCCTAGAAAAGGATACGAGGGCAACAAGCGCTCATATCAGAACGGGGGCGCACTGGGATATCGCGGGAAAGATATCAACGAGCTCATAGAACGAATGTTATAA
- a CDS encoding uL15 family ribosomal protein — MPSRTKKFRGSRTHGRGKKAGRGAGLHGGVGNAGLHKHKVMKMLKYDPEHFGRRGFKRPQEVVSAKITMNVGEVQESIERLLAEGYAQKKGDRTIVDLQKMGVDKLLGFGQVKDKLEIVVSESSAKAKEKIQSAGGVIVGPQ; from the coding sequence ATGCCAAGCAGGACAAAGAAGTTCAGGGGGTCTCGCACCCATGGCCGTGGGAAGAAGGCTGGTAGAGGGGCCGGGCTCCATGGCGGCGTAGGTAACGCTGGACTGCATAAGCACAAGGTCATGAAGATGCTCAAATACGACCCGGAACACTTCGGGAGGCGCGGCTTCAAGCGTCCCCAAGAGGTCGTATCTGCCAAGATAACTATGAATGTAGGTGAAGTGCAGGAGAGCATCGAGAGGTTACTCGCCGAAGGTTACGCACAAAAGAAAGGAGATAGGACAATTGTAGACTTGCAGAAGATGGGCGTGGATAAGCTGTTGGGCTTTGGACAGGTGAAGGATAAGCTGGAAATCGTAGTGTCCGAGTCCTCGGCCAAGGCCAAGGAGAAGATTCAGAGCGCTGGTGGAGTGATAGTCGGACCTCAGTGA
- the secY gene encoding preprotein translocase subunit SecY encodes MAEEKKSLLYKLKPLTDRLPAVSKPEGHVHFRTKMLWVIVILVFYFVMTNVFIYGLDMSSTIDLFSQYRAILAGAQGSLMHLGIGPIVTASIIMQLFVGAKIIRLDLTNSEDKAVYQSTQKFLVLIMILVEAVPQVFGYLTPSSDFVNGLGSALGSNSFIDAATLADIIIILQLFLGSYIVFLMDEVVSKWGIGSGISLFIAAGVAQAIFTGTINWQPIDASQPMSLSNPPAGTIPKTLYIIHNSSASQMANGGYEQILLQNPNSMIALVGTVIIFLFVCYVESVRIELPLAHGTARGARGRYPIKLLYASNIPVILMAALLANVSMFSFLFYTNPTLSQVPILGGNPWLGYYDPVNHGTQPLGGLAWYLSTPNGLASWLLPMLNPERYGYLAQDHGPLQIMIHVIVFFLVMVGGSILFAKFWISTTNMGPEAVAKQIEASGLQIPGFRRDPRVLKRVLERYIPVVTVISGAVVGALAATADLIGTTGQASGTGVLLAVGIMIQFYEAISREQMMEMHPVLRQFFGGE; translated from the coding sequence ATGGCAGAAGAGAAGAAGAGCCTGCTCTACAAGCTCAAACCTCTCACCGACCGCCTACCAGCGGTCAGCAAGCCGGAAGGGCACGTTCACTTCCGGACCAAGATGCTATGGGTCATCGTCATCCTGGTGTTCTACTTCGTAATGACAAACGTCTTCATCTATGGGCTGGACATGTCCAGCACCATTGACCTCTTCTCGCAATATCGCGCTATTCTAGCCGGAGCGCAGGGCTCGCTGATGCACCTGGGCATCGGTCCCATCGTCACCGCGTCCATCATCATGCAGCTTTTCGTGGGCGCCAAGATAATTCGCCTGGACCTCACCAACTCAGAAGACAAGGCCGTATACCAGAGCACGCAGAAGTTTCTGGTGCTGATCATGATCCTGGTGGAGGCGGTTCCCCAAGTGTTCGGCTATCTCACACCATCCTCTGATTTCGTTAACGGGCTGGGATCCGCCCTGGGAAGCAACAGCTTCATCGATGCTGCGACACTTGCGGACATCATAATCATCTTACAGCTTTTCCTAGGCTCCTATATCGTGTTCCTCATGGATGAGGTGGTATCGAAATGGGGCATAGGATCGGGTATATCCCTGTTCATCGCCGCGGGAGTGGCCCAGGCCATATTCACAGGTACCATAAACTGGCAACCCATCGACGCCTCTCAGCCCATGAGCCTATCGAACCCTCCCGCGGGCACCATCCCTAAGACCCTCTATATCATCCATAATTCTTCGGCTTCGCAGATGGCCAACGGAGGTTACGAGCAGATACTCCTGCAGAATCCCAACTCCATGATCGCGCTCGTAGGCACCGTGATCATATTCCTTTTCGTCTGCTACGTGGAGAGCGTGCGCATAGAGCTGCCCCTGGCACATGGCACAGCCAGAGGGGCGAGGGGGCGATATCCCATCAAGTTGCTCTATGCCTCCAATATCCCCGTCATATTGATGGCAGCCCTGTTAGCGAACGTAAGTATGTTCTCCTTCCTCTTCTACACCAATCCCACATTGTCGCAGGTGCCGATCCTAGGAGGCAATCCTTGGTTGGGGTACTACGACCCTGTGAACCATGGCACACAGCCCTTGGGAGGTTTGGCATGGTATCTCTCAACCCCTAATGGATTGGCTAGCTGGCTGCTCCCTATGCTCAACCCCGAGAGGTATGGCTATCTAGCCCAGGATCACGGCCCCTTGCAGATCATGATACATGTCATCGTGTTTTTCTTGGTCATGGTAGGGGGTTCGATCCTCTTCGCCAAATTCTGGATATCCACCACTAACATGGGACCAGAGGCCGTGGCCAAGCAAATCGAAGCGAGTGGCCTACAGATCCCCGGTTTCAGGCGTGATCCCCGCGTATTGAAGCGTGTGTTGGAACGCTATATACCCGTAGTGACGGTGATATCTGGTGCCGTGGTAGGCGCCCTGGCTGCTACGGCAGATCTGATCGGTACCACAGGACAGGCATCAGGTACAGGTGTTCTGTTGGCCGTGGGCATCATGATCCAATTCTATGAAGCGATCAGTCGAGAGCAGATGATGGAGATGCATCCCGTCCTAAGGCAGTTCTTCGGAGGTGAGTAA
- a CDS encoding EMC3/TMCO1 family protein translates to MAASGGGGPSPMAGRSSMSTFATFFFVMVAILVLFDPALRTALGEVTGLLFMPLVGFDYRYPVITLVIMGMIMTGLTTVLRHFFTDYVEQAENQKIVSAFNQEMRKARLENNTFKLKKLMEQQPQILQRSMKASATQLKLMPITLLVIIPIFAWLAVFMSQVHSPIISVPWSFNVNLNSADYLFPNWILLYSVISIPFGQILARSLRFVEFRRRLKEIAAEGKS, encoded by the coding sequence ATGGCAGCCAGTGGTGGAGGTGGCCCATCACCTATGGCGGGGAGGAGTAGTATGAGTACTTTCGCCACTTTCTTCTTCGTCATGGTGGCCATCCTAGTGCTCTTCGATCCTGCGTTGCGCACGGCCCTCGGTGAAGTCACAGGTCTGCTGTTCATGCCCTTAGTCGGATTCGACTACCGCTATCCTGTCATAACCTTAGTCATCATGGGCATGATAATGACTGGTCTGACCACGGTATTGAGGCACTTCTTCACTGATTATGTGGAGCAGGCAGAGAACCAGAAGATAGTCTCAGCCTTTAATCAAGAGATGAGGAAGGCCAGGTTGGAGAATAACACCTTCAAACTCAAAAAACTGATGGAACAGCAGCCGCAGATATTACAGCGTTCCATGAAGGCCAGTGCCACGCAGCTCAAGCTCATGCCAATCACATTATTGGTGATCATCCCTATCTTCGCTTGGCTGGCGGTGTTCATGAGCCAGGTTCATTCTCCAATAATCTCCGTACCATGGTCTTTCAATGTAAATCTCAACTCAGCCGATTACCTCTTCCCAAACTGGATCCTTCTGTACTCAGTCATAAGCATCCCCTTTGGTCAGATCCTCGCCCGCTCCCTGAGGTTCGTGGAGTTCAGGAGAAGGCTTAAGGAGATCGCAGCGGAAGGTAAGTCATGA